The sequence below is a genomic window from Longimicrobium sp..
GAGGTGGCCGCGGCCACGTGCGCGATGACGATCTCCGGGACTGAGCTGGCGATGCTGGGCATGCCGTGGTGCTCGGCGTACCAGCACCGGGCGAAGCCCAGCCGCTCGGCGAACTGCGCCAGGTCTACCGCGTTCCTCAGGGCCTCGCTCGCCGTCGACCCCGACGCGACGGGCGCCAGGTCCAGCACCGAAAGGGGAACCGCCATGTCCGATCCTTCTCCTCGACAAAACGAAACGATCAGGCGCGGAGCAAAGCGGCCCACGGCGGAGTTGCCGCCGTGGGCCCTGGTGAGGCGCTCCCGCGGCCCGGTCCGCGGCTACGGTCTGCGTACCGAGATGGACGACGACTGGATCAGGTCCTCGACGCGAAGCGCCACCCGCTCTCCAGGCGCCACGCGCACGCTCCCGCTGGTGTACCTGGCATCACCACCGATGACGTCGGCGCCGACCTGCAGCGTCTCGGACTGCCCCGCCGACATGCCGCGGTAGGTGAACGTCGCCGTCCGCCCGGACACGACGGTACCCAGCCGCACCGACGTGCCGCCGCGGACGACGTACACCCGCACGTCGCGCCGGTTCTGGTTGCTGACCTCCACCGTCACCGGCTCCGCCGCCGCTTTCCGGCTCGAGCCCGACGCCGAAGCACACGCCGCCGCAACGAGAACGGCCGCCGACATCACCAGCGCGCGTAGTAGGTTTTTCATGGTTCCGTCCGGGTTCGAGACGTGGCTCGACCCTGATGGGCAAGCCGTGAAGGAGAGGGGAAGCAACGCGTGGTGCGGGATGAAAGCGGCGCCCGGGGAATGGTCCCCCGGGCGCCGCATCGATCAGCCTGCACCGGCCGTGCTCAGCACCCTGGCGCCGAGCCCGCGCCACCGCGCGCGAGGCACTCCACGAAGGGAATCGGGAAGAACTCGATCGACTTGTCGCCCGAACGCGGATAGTTGGTCAGCGTGCCCAGGCGGCCGAAGCGGCGCAGGTCGAGCCAGCGGTACCCGCCCTCGTACATCAGGGAGTACCGGCGCTCGTACAGCAGCGCGGTGATGAACGCATCGTCGGTCGTCGGCATTGCGATCGCCGCCAGCCCGCCCGAGTTCGTGCGCACGAAGTTCAGGTCCGCCAGCGCGCCGGGCTTGTCACCCGTGAACCAGCGAGCTTCGGCGCGCGAAAGGATCAGCTCCTCGTTGCGCACCCAGGGAATGGGCGAAGCCGCGCCGCCGGAGCCGAAGAACGGCGCCGCGCGGTAATGCTTGAATCGCAGCGAGCTGATGATGTTGTACCGGTTGATGGTGGTGCCGGTGGTGTCCACCTTGAGCAGGAAGCGCTCGTCGCGCGTCCCGTTCGCCTTGAGCTGCGCGTCGGTCCGCAGCGTGGGCTCCGCCACCTCGGGCGAGCCCGTGGCGAGCGCGTTCGCCCGGTCGCCCGAGGCGGCGCTGAAGGTGTAGTACCCACCGCGGTTGAACTCCGCCCGCGAACCGCTCGAGGTGCTGATGAACGACTCGCCAAGGCTCGTCAGCGCGGCGGCGTAGTCCTTGGTGAGGATGTCCAGCCGCGAGCGAAGCCCCCGGTTGAACTGCCGGAACGTCGTGCTCGGGTTGCTCAGGTTCAGCCCCGAGCCGGTCAGGCCGGAGGGCAGCTTGAAGGTGAACGTCGTTCCGCCCTTGGCCAGGTGGACCGCGCCTTCGTCGAGCAGCTGGCGCGCCTTGGCGTAGACCTCCGCCTGCGGCTTCAGCGGCGCCGGTTCCGCGAGCGGGTCGGCGCTCACGTCGACCACGCCGTACTGGTGCATCATGGCGATCACCAGGTACTCGCTCCCCATCACCGTCTTCACGAAGCCGCGGAGCCCCTCCTTCTGCGCGTCGGTGTACTCCGTAGCCGCCACCTTGTCGATGGCCGTAAGGAGCACGTTCCCCTGCGCGATGGTGCCGTACGGGTTCAGGAAGTTGTGGTTGCCCGCGAAGCTCGACGGGTCGATCTGGCCGGTGACGAGCTCGGTGACGTACCGGCTCTCGTTCGGGTCCAGGTAGTGCGCCTCGCGGCCCACGATCCCGGTGAGGCGCACGCGAGTCGCCGGGTCGATGCGCGCCGAAGCGAGCATGCCGGCCGCCGCCGCGTCCACCAGGGTGCGGTTGGGGTTGGTCTGCAGGTCGCTGAAGCCCGCCCGGTTGTAGTCGGGCACGTTGATGTCCGAGCACGCGCCGGTGGCGAGGACCAGGGCGAGCGCGGAGGCAACGTACCGTTGCCTGTTGCTTGGAATTCGCATGTAATCTCTCAGAACTCGAGGTTGACGCCGAGCGAGTAGACGCGGCTCGGCGGGAACGGAGTCACGTCCTGGTTACGGCCAGCGGACACGTTCCCGAAGTTGCTGACTTCCGGGTCATAGCCCGAGTAGTCGGTCCAGGTCATGAGGTTGCGCCCCGAAAGCTGCAGCTGCGCCCCGCGCACACGGCCGCCCAGCATCTGCGTCGGCACGTCGTAGCTCAGCGCGAGCTCGCGCAGCTTCACGAAGCTGCCGTCCTCGATGTACACCGGCAGGTTGTTGGGCGACGCGAAGAGGAACAGGCGCTCCTCACCCGAGAGGCAGGTCGTTCCGCACGAAGAGAACGGGCGGCTCTCGATGAGGTGGCCGTCGGCGTCGCGCTTGAGGTTGCTGGGCGCGTCGTAATCCGGCGCCGTGAAGGCACCGTCGTAGTAGTTGCGCGTCAGGTTCACCACCAGGCCGCCCTTGCTCCAGTCGAAGAGCGAGCTGAGGCGGAAGCGCCCGAACTGCAGGTCGTTCAGGAAGCCCATCTGGAAGTCCGGCTCGGACTCGCCGATCGGGTCGACCTTGAGAACGCCGGCCTCGTCGCGCCCGTTGTTGGCGAACACCGTGGTGGGCGAGTAGCCCTTGCGGATCCGGTAGCTGCCGTAGGAGTTGCCGAACGAGTTGCCGGCGCTGAACTCCGGCACCGGAAGGTCGGTGACCTCGGTGCGGTTGTGCGAGAAGGTGGTGGTGGTGTTCCACTGGAAGGCGCCACGCTGGATCGGCGTGCCCTCGAGCGACACTTCCACACCCCGGCTCTGCATTTCGCCGCCGTTGAAGTACTCGATCGTGAACCCGCTCGACTGCGGCAGCGTGCGCGACAGCAGCAGCTGGGTGATCGTGCGGCTGTACGCCGTTACGGCCAGCTGGGCGCGGCGGCCGAACAGCGTGGCGTCGAAGCCGCCCTCGAGCTCGGTAACGCGCTCCGGGCGAAGCGTGGAGGAGCCGATCGCGCCGTTGATGGTGAGCTGCGGATTGCCTTCCGTGTTGCTCACCGACAGCGGGGTGTACTTCTGGGCGTACTGCGGCTCACTCCCGCTGGACCCGAAGGCGGTGCGGAGCTTGAGCTGGTCCAGGAAGCCGAACGACCGCGGGAAATTGTACGCGGCCGCCGCCTTGGGGTAGTAATAGTACTGCTCGGTGTCGGCGTTGTTGCTGCTGCGGTCGCCGCGAAGGCTCGCCGTGAGCGAGAGGCTCTCGTTGAACAGGAGCAGCTCCTCCTGCACGTAGCCGCCGAAGGTACGCACGCGCTGGCGCGAGCCGGCCGAAAGCTGGTTGGCGGCCTGGAACGGCAGCTCGAGGCTGCCCAGCAGGTAGCGGCCCGTCACCTGGGCCAGGCGCAGGTCGCGGTCTTCGTACTGCACACCGCCGGACGTGGTGGCCGAGAAGGCACCCGACTCCGGACGCAGGGTGTGCACCAGGTTGACGTTGGTGTTCAGGTTCAGGTTCCTGCCGCCGCCGCTCACCGTGGTACCCGGGTTGGCCGGGTCGGCCTGCACCTGCAGGCTGGGCGGGAAGTACAGGCGGTTGTCCTGATTGAAGTAGTCGGCGCCGCCGGTGGCCACCAGGCGAAGCTCGTGCGCGCCACGGCTCAGAAGGTCGAACTGCGCGTTCGCGGAGCCGATCACCCGCCACACGTCCTCATCGTTCGTGGAAAGCTCCGACGTTTCCAGCGGATTGCTGTCCAGGAACGGGTTGCGCGGGTAAAGGCCGTTCTTCGGCCGGTAGCTGACGAAGTTCGGGGTGAACGAGATGGCGCTGACGTAGCTGGCGCCGGTGTTGTCGTTGCCCGTCACGCCGCGCGCGGCCACCGAGTGCAGGATGTTGCTGGTCGCCGAGAACCGGGCGCGCCGTCCCACCTGCTGGCTCACGTTCAGGTTCAGCGACTGCTTCTCGTAGCCCGTGTTCGCCGCGATGCCCTCGTCGTTCTGAACCAGGCCCGAGAGGAAGTACTGCGTGGTCTCGCTGCCGCCACCCACGCTGAACGTGGTCTGGCGCTGCGGGGCCTTGCGCCCGAACACCTCGCGCTCCAGGTCGTACGTCGCGATGGGCGACCCGTCGGCGTTGAAGTACTGGCCGACCGTGGTGGCGTCGACGTAGCCGGCGTCCATGGCCCGCTCCGCCGTCCACTCGCGCGAACCCAGGGTACGCGAAAGCTCCGCGTAGCCGAAGCGCTGCGAGAACGTGTACCGGGGCGCGCCCGCACGGCCACGCTTGGTGGTGATCACCACCACGCCGGCCGCGGCCCGCGAGCCGTAGATCGAGGCGGCGGACGCACCCTTCAGGATCTCGATGCTCTCGATGTCGTTCGGGTTGAGGTCCGAGATGCGGTTGACGACCACGTCCTGCGTCGAAAAGTTCACACCCACGGCACTCGCCGCACGCGAGATGGCGTTCTGGCCGCCGGGAATGGCCACGTCGCTGACCACCACGCCGTCCACCACGTACAGCGGGGTGGAGTTGCCGGTGATGGTCGCCGGGCCGCGCAGGCGGATCTGCACGCCGCCGCCGGGGGCGCCGGAGTTGGTGCGGATGGTCGCGCCGGCTACCTTGCCCTGGAGCGCGCGGTCTACCGTCTGGGCAGGCGCGTTCCCCACCAGCTGCCGTGCATTCACCACGGCGACGTCGTTGGCGAGGTTCTCACGCCGTACGGCGGTGGCCTGGCCGGTGACGACGACGGCATCCAGGTTCAGGATGTCGTCCTGCAGCCGCACGTCTACCGAGCTCTGTGCCGCGGCTACGGCGACCGTGCGGGTGGCGAGGCCGAGCCGGCGAACGGTGAGCGAAGTGGCGCCAGCCGGAACGGAGATCGTGTAGCGGCCGGCGGCGTCCGTCTGGACTCCGCGCGTGGTGCCCGTGATCGTGACCGAGGCGCCGCCGACCGGGCGCTGGTCGGGCCCGGTCACCGTGCCGCTCACCTGCCGCTGCTGGGCGGAAGCGTCGGAGGCGCTGCCGGCGATCAGCAGCAGCGTCAACACAAACAATAGAATTCGTTTCGACATACATCCTCGTGGGGGGGTGTTTGAGAACTCACGCGTACCGCGGCTGTGCGAGATGACCTCTCGATGCGCAGGGGTGGAATGGGAATGCGCGAGCGCCATGGCTCCCGCATGGAGCGGACGTCCGAACACACAGAAGGGACGGCAGGGCTGAGAGTACCGGAGGCCAGGCTGGCCGGAAGGTGGTCTGAATGAAGGAAGGTACGGCGTCGCCATGACTTGCGCAAGCTACTCTGCTGTTGACGGGGCTCGGCTCACGGGAAGCGCGCACGGGGAGGGTCTGCGCCGGCCCCTCCCTTTCGCTTGTGCACTGCCGCGGGTACGCTGGGTGCATCCAGAGCAGGTCGGCGGCCCGGTGGCCGCCTTTCGCGTTTCGGTCCTTTCCAGGCAGACCACGTTGAAGGAAGCAACCACCCACCGGGGGCTCGTGTTCACCGGGCTGCTGCTGGCCATGTTCATGGCGGCGGTCGAGGGCACCATCATCGCCACGGCCATGCCCAGCATCGCCGCCGAGCTGGGCGGATTTTCGCTCTACAGCTGGGTGTTCTCGTCGTACCTGCTGATGCAGGCCGTGGCCATCCCCATCTTTGGAAAGCTCTCGGACCTGGTGGGGCGCAAGCCGGTGTTCATCGCCGGCGTCGTCGTGTTCCTGGTGGGCTCGGTGCTGTGCGGCTTCGCGCGCACCATGCCCATGCTCGTGGCCTTCCGCTTCGTGCAGGGGCTGGGGGCGGGCGCCGTGCAGCCCATCACCACCACGCTGGCGGGCGACCTGTACTCCATCGAGGAGCGCGGGCGCATCCAGGGCTACATGTCGGGGCTGTGGGGGCTGGCGTCCATCGTGGGGCCGCTGGTGGGCGGCATCGTGGTGCACAGCGTGGGCTGGCCGTGGATCTTCTGGGTGAACGTGCCCTTCGGCATTGCCTCCATTGCACTCGTGGCGACGTACCTTCACGAGGGAGTGGAGCGCGAGAAGCGGCAGATCGACTATCCCGGCGCCGTGCTGCTGCTGGCGGGCGTGGGCTCGCTGATGCTGGCGCTCACCCAGGCCGGCACCTGGGGGGTGGCCGCGGCGGGACCGCTGCTGGCGGTGTTCGTGGTGGCGCTGGTGCTCTTCGTCCGCCAGGAGCGCCGCGCGCCGGACCCGCTGATGCACCTGGAGCTGTGGGCCAGCCCGCTGATCCGCTACGCCAACCTGGCCACGCTGGCGTCGGGGATCATGATGATCGGGCTGATCACCTTTCTTCCCACGTACGTGCAGGGGGTGCTGGGCGGGTCGGCGCTGCTGGCGGGGTTCACCCTGTCGATGATGACGCTGGGGTGGCCGCTGTCGGCGTTCTGGGCGGGGCGCAGCATGGTGACGATGGGCGTCCGGCGGCTGGTGCGCACGGGGGGCGTGGCCCTGCTGGCCGGCACGCTGCTGATCGCCCTGTTCTCGTCCCGCGGAGCCCTGCCCGCGGGAATCGGCTCCTTTCTCGTGGGAGTGGGGCTGGGCTTCGTGAGCACCACGTCCATCGTCGCCATCCAGACGACGGTGGCGTGGAACCAGCGCGGCGTGGCCACCGCGTCCAACATGCTGATGAGGATATTGGGGAACGCCCTGGGCGCGGCGCTGTTCGGCGGCATGCTGAACTACCAGATGGCGCGCTACCTGGAGCGCCAGGGGCTGGAGGGGCGCGTGTCGCTCGACAACATCCAGGACCTGCTGGGAGACGCCGCCCCCCGCGCCACCCGGCTGGGCACCGACGCGCTGGCGCTGGTGCGGGGCGGCCTGGCGGAGAGCCTGCACTGGGTGTTCTGGGGCGTCGCGCTGATGGCCCTGCTGACGCTGCTCGCCGCCTGGCGCATCCCGGAGTTGCGGCGCGAGGACTAGATTGCAGAGGTGCCCCAGGCCGGAATCAGGCTGAAGGTTGCTGCCGAACCCATACCGTGCAATTATTCTTGTACACCATTTAGTACAGGAGTTTGTACGATGCAGATTCGATTGATTGAGGACGTTCGCCCCCTTTCTGAGTTCCGTGCCAACGCTGCCGCGTTCGTGGAGCAGGTACAGGCGACGCACCGGCCCATCGTGCTCACGCAGCACGGGCGGAGTGCGGCCGTGCTGCTGGATGTCGGCGAATACGAGCGGTTGACCGAACGCGCGGAGGTGCTCGAGGACATCCGCCTCGCCGAGGAGCAGGTTGCCCGCGGCGAGGGGGTGGAGCACAACGAAGCCAAGCGCCAGGTCCTTGCGCGTCTGCGCCGGTGAACGTCGTCTGGTCGCCCCTTGCGTTGGAACGCGTGGTCGGCATCGGCGAATTCATCGCCCAGTCCCGGCCACAAGCCGCCGCGAACGTCGTCGAGCGCCTCTTTGATTCCGTTTTGCGTCTGGCGGAGTTCCCGGAGAGCGGGCGCCACTTGCCCGAGTCGCCCCGGGCCGACCTTCGCGAGGTCATCCATGGGAACTACCGGGTCATTTATCGGCTTGACCCGCACGAGGTTGTCATCCTGACGGTACGGCATGCTCGACAGCACCTGTCGGCTGATGATCCCGATCTGTCTTAGCGCGCTTCCGCGACCCCTCCGCGTCCTCCGCGCCTCCGCGTGATCCAGTCGGTTCAAAAAGAACTTGCTTTGACAAACCCGCCGCAGCCGTCCATCTTACCCGGCATGTCTTGCGAGCAGCTCCTCCAGGAAATCCGGCTGAACGGAACGGTGCCCCGCCACGTGGCCGTCATCATGGACGGCAACGGGCGATGGGCGCGGGAACGCGGGCAGCCGCGCGAGTTCGGGCACCGCGCCGGCATGCAGGCCGTTCGCCAGGCCGTGGAGGCCGCGGGCGACGCAGGGGTAGAGGTGCTTACGCTGTACGCCTTTTCGCAGGAGAACTGGGGGCGCCCCGCCACCGAGATCTCGGCGCTGATGGGCCTGCTGGAGCTGTACGTGCGCCGCGAGCGCCGCGACCTCAAGGAAAAGGGGATCGAGGTGCACTGCATCGGCGAGCTCGACCGGCTGGGGCCGCGCACCCGCGCCGCCATCCAGTCGATCGTCGACCACACCCGCGGCGGAACGCGGATGCGGCTGAACCTGGCCATCAGCTACGGGGCCCGGCAGGAGATCGTCCTGGCCGCGCGCAAGCTGGCGGAGCGCGTGGCCGCCGGAACGCTGCTTCCGGGCGAGATCGACGAGGAATTGTTCAGCCAGCAATTGTACACGCCGGCGGACCCGGACCCGGACCTGCTGATCCGCACCTCGGGCGAGCAGCGCATCAGCAACTTCATGCTCTGGCAGCTGGCGTACACCGAATTGTACGTGACCCCCGTGCTGTGGCCCGACTTCGGCCGCGAGCACTTCTTCCGCGCCCTGCTGGACTACCAGCGGCGCGAGCGGCGGTTCGGCCGCGTCCTGGCTTCCTGAAGATTCTCCCGTGGCGGCATCGGAAACGCTGAAGCGCGTCGGCGTGGCCATCGCCGGCATTCCCCCCGCCCTGGCCGCCGTGTGGATGGGCGGCTGGGTGCTGGCGGGGCTGCTGGCGCTCTGCGCCGCGCTGACGGCGTTCGAGCTGTACCGCATGGCCGAAAAGAAGCCCGCCCGGCCCCTCGCCTTCCTGGGCTCGGCCGGCGCAGCGGCCATCGTGCTGGCGGCCGGGGCCATGCCGCAGGACGGCGTGCGCAACCCGCTCCCCACCATCGCCCTCGTCCTGCTGGCCGTCACCGCCGCCTGCGTGTGCATCTGGGCGCGCGGGGTAGAGGGCGAGCCGCTGGTGTCCACCGCCGTCACCGTTTTCGGCGCGGGGTACGCGGCGCTCCTCGGCTTCGGCCTCTACCTGCGCCACCTGCCGGAGCTGCGCGGCGAGCTGCACGGCCCGGCGCTGCTGCTGGCCCCCGTTCTCCTTACCTGGATCAGCGACTCGGCCGCGTACTTCGGCGGGCGCGCGTTCGGCCGGCGCAAGCTGATCCCGCGGGTCAGCCCCGGAAAGACGGTGGAGGGCGCGCTCTCCGCCGTCGTGGGCGGGGTGATCGGCGGCATCGCCTACGCGTACCTGCTCACCAGCTTCTGGACGTACCAGCCCACCCTGTGGGAAGGCGCCCTCCTTGGCCTTCTGGTCTCCGTCTTCGCGCAGCTGGGCGACCTGGCCGAGTCGCTGTGGAAGCGCGACGTGGGGGTCAAGGACTCGGGGACGCTGCTTCCCGGCCACGGGGGCGCGCTGGACCGCTTCGACTCGCTCATCGTCACGCTGCCCCTGGGGTACGCCTTCTTCGCCCTGGTCGTCGGCCCCTGACCGCGGGATGAAGGGCGTCGCCATCCTGGGGGCCACCGGCTCCATCGGCGCGAGCGCGCGCGCCGTCCTGCGCCAGCACCCGAACCGCTTTCACGCCGTCGCCCTGACCGCCCACCGCAACGCGGGCGCCCTGCGCGAACTGGTGGCCGAGCTCCATCCCTCCCTCGCCGTGATCGCCGACGCACCCGTCCCGGGCGACCTGCCGCCGGGGCGGACGGAGTGGCGTTCCGGGCGGCAGGCGCTGCTGGACGCCGCCACGCACCCCGACGCCGACATCGTCATCAACGCCCTGGTGGGCGCCGCGGGGCTGGAGCCCACGCTGGCGGCGCTCCGTGCGGGCAAGCGGGTGGCGCTGGCCAACAAGGAGTCGCTGGTGTGCGGCGGGCCGCTGGTGCTGGAAGCCGCGCGGCGCGGCGGGGGCGAGCTGACCCCCGTGGACAGCGAGCACAGCGCCATCCTGCAGTGCCTGTCCGGCACGCGGGCGGAGGACGTGCGCCGCCTGGTGCTCACCGCGTCGGGCGGGCCGTTCCGCGCGTGGCCGCTGGAACGCATCGGTGCCGTCACCCCCGCCGACGCCCTGCGCCACCCCACCTGGAACATGGGCTCCAAGGTCACCATCGACAGCGCCACGCTGGCCAACAAGGCGCTGGAGGTGATCGAGGCACACTTTCTCTTTGGTGTGGGGTACGACCGCATCGAGGCCGTCGTGCACCCGCAGTCCATCATCCACTCGATGGTGGAAACGGTGGATGGATCGGTCCTGGCGCAGATGGGGTTTCCCACCATGGAGAT
It includes:
- a CDS encoding RagB/SusD family nutrient uptake outer membrane protein → MRIPSNRQRYVASALALVLATGACSDINVPDYNRAGFSDLQTNPNRTLVDAAAAGMLASARIDPATRVRLTGIVGREAHYLDPNESRYVTELVTGQIDPSSFAGNHNFLNPYGTIAQGNVLLTAIDKVAATEYTDAQKEGLRGFVKTVMGSEYLVIAMMHQYGVVDVSADPLAEPAPLKPQAEVYAKARQLLDEGAVHLAKGGTTFTFKLPSGLTGSGLNLSNPSTTFRQFNRGLRSRLDILTKDYAAALTSLGESFISTSSGSRAEFNRGGYYTFSAASGDRANALATGSPEVAEPTLRTDAQLKANGTRDERFLLKVDTTGTTINRYNIISSLRFKHYRAAPFFGSGGAASPIPWVRNEELILSRAEARWFTGDKPGALADLNFVRTNSGGLAAIAMPTTDDAFITALLYERRYSLMYEGGYRWLDLRRFGRLGTLTNYPRSGDKSIEFFPIPFVECLARGGAGSAPGC
- a CDS encoding SusC/RagA family TonB-linked outer membrane protein, with the translated sequence MSKRILLFVLTLLLIAGSASDASAQQRQVSGTVTGPDQRPVGGASVTITGTTRGVQTDAAGRYTISVPAGATSLTVRRLGLATRTVAVAAAQSSVDVRLQDDILNLDAVVVTGQATAVRRENLANDVAVVNARQLVGNAPAQTVDRALQGKVAGATIRTNSGAPGGGVQIRLRGPATITGNSTPLYVVDGVVVSDVAIPGGQNAISRAASAVGVNFSTQDVVVNRISDLNPNDIESIEILKGASAASIYGSRAAAGVVVITTKRGRAGAPRYTFSQRFGYAELSRTLGSREWTAERAMDAGYVDATTVGQYFNADGSPIATYDLEREVFGRKAPQRQTTFSVGGGSETTQYFLSGLVQNDEGIAANTGYEKQSLNLNVSQQVGRRARFSATSNILHSVAARGVTGNDNTGASYVSAISFTPNFVSYRPKNGLYPRNPFLDSNPLETSELSTNDEDVWRVIGSANAQFDLLSRGAHELRLVATGGADYFNQDNRLYFPPSLQVQADPANPGTTVSGGGRNLNLNTNVNLVHTLRPESGAFSATTSGGVQYEDRDLRLAQVTGRYLLGSLELPFQAANQLSAGSRQRVRTFGGYVQEELLLFNESLSLTASLRGDRSSNNADTEQYYYYPKAAAAYNFPRSFGFLDQLKLRTAFGSSGSEPQYAQKYTPLSVSNTEGNPQLTINGAIGSSTLRPERVTELEGGFDATLFGRRAQLAVTAYSRTITQLLLSRTLPQSSGFTIEYFNGGEMQSRGVEVSLEGTPIQRGAFQWNTTTTFSHNRTEVTDLPVPEFSAGNSFGNSYGSYRIRKGYSPTTVFANNGRDEAGVLKVDPIGESEPDFQMGFLNDLQFGRFRLSSLFDWSKGGLVVNLTRNYYDGAFTAPDYDAPSNLKRDADGHLIESRPFSSCGTTCLSGEERLFLFASPNNLPVYIEDGSFVKLRELALSYDVPTQMLGGRVRGAQLQLSGRNLMTWTDYSGYDPEVSNFGNVSAGRNQDVTPFPPSRVYSLGVNLEF
- a CDS encoding MDR family MFS transporter; this encodes MKEATTHRGLVFTGLLLAMFMAAVEGTIIATAMPSIAAELGGFSLYSWVFSSYLLMQAVAIPIFGKLSDLVGRKPVFIAGVVVFLVGSVLCGFARTMPMLVAFRFVQGLGAGAVQPITTTLAGDLYSIEERGRIQGYMSGLWGLASIVGPLVGGIVVHSVGWPWIFWVNVPFGIASIALVATYLHEGVEREKRQIDYPGAVLLLAGVGSLMLALTQAGTWGVAAAGPLLAVFVVALVLFVRQERRAPDPLMHLELWASPLIRYANLATLASGIMMIGLITFLPTYVQGVLGGSALLAGFTLSMMTLGWPLSAFWAGRSMVTMGVRRLVRTGGVALLAGTLLIALFSSRGALPAGIGSFLVGVGLGFVSTTSIVAIQTTVAWNQRGVATASNMLMRILGNALGAALFGGMLNYQMARYLERQGLEGRVSLDNIQDLLGDAAPRATRLGTDALALVRGGLAESLHWVFWGVALMALLTLLAAWRIPELRRED
- a CDS encoding type II toxin-antitoxin system Phd/YefM family antitoxin, whose protein sequence is MQIRLIEDVRPLSEFRANAAAFVEQVQATHRPIVLTQHGRSAAVLLDVGEYERLTERAEVLEDIRLAEEQVARGEGVEHNEAKRQVLARLRR
- a CDS encoding type II toxin-antitoxin system RelE/ParE family toxin, encoding MNVVWSPLALERVVGIGEFIAQSRPQAAANVVERLFDSVLRLAEFPESGRHLPESPRADLREVIHGNYRVIYRLDPHEVVILTVRHARQHLSADDPDLS
- a CDS encoding isoprenyl transferase; this translates as MSCEQLLQEIRLNGTVPRHVAVIMDGNGRWARERGQPREFGHRAGMQAVRQAVEAAGDAGVEVLTLYAFSQENWGRPATEISALMGLLELYVRRERRDLKEKGIEVHCIGELDRLGPRTRAAIQSIVDHTRGGTRMRLNLAISYGARQEIVLAARKLAERVAAGTLLPGEIDEELFSQQLYTPADPDPDLLIRTSGEQRISNFMLWQLAYTELYVTPVLWPDFGREHFFRALLDYQRRERRFGRVLAS
- a CDS encoding phosphatidate cytidylyltransferase → MAASETLKRVGVAIAGIPPALAAVWMGGWVLAGLLALCAALTAFELYRMAEKKPARPLAFLGSAGAAAIVLAAGAMPQDGVRNPLPTIALVLLAVTAACVCIWARGVEGEPLVSTAVTVFGAGYAALLGFGLYLRHLPELRGELHGPALLLAPVLLTWISDSAAYFGGRAFGRRKLIPRVSPGKTVEGALSAVVGGVIGGIAYAYLLTSFWTYQPTLWEGALLGLLVSVFAQLGDLAESLWKRDVGVKDSGTLLPGHGGALDRFDSLIVTLPLGYAFFALVVGP
- the dxr gene encoding 1-deoxy-D-xylulose-5-phosphate reductoisomerase, whose product is MKGVAILGATGSIGASARAVLRQHPNRFHAVALTAHRNAGALRELVAELHPSLAVIADAPVPGDLPPGRTEWRSGRQALLDAATHPDADIVINALVGAAGLEPTLAALRAGKRVALANKESLVCGGPLVLEAARRGGGELTPVDSEHSAILQCLSGTRAEDVRRLVLTASGGPFRAWPLERIGAVTPADALRHPTWNMGSKVTIDSATLANKALEVIEAHFLFGVGYDRIEAVVHPQSIIHSMVETVDGSVLAQMGFPTMEIPVLYALTYPERLPYEARRYDPVAGGPLTFEAVDTARFPAFALGFQAGRAGGTAPAVFNAANEVAVAEFLAGRCTFPCIAEAIADALDRWPNGPVDTLDDVLAADGWARRATNDFLNQLAPCS